Within the Microbacterium terricola genome, the region CGTCCCACGGCTCCATCTGCATGGAGTGGAAGTCGTAGAAGGCGCGCAGCTTCGGGTCGACGTCGGCCTGCTTCTCGTAGGCCTCCGGCACCATCATCATGACGGCGTGCGGCAGGCTGCGCCCGGTCAGCGTGAGCAGCTCGAGCACCTCGTCGAACGAGGCCGAGTCGCTGGCGCCCTCGGTGCAGATGGGCAGCAGCGGACGGATGTCACCGAGCAGCTCGGACTCGAGCTGCGACTGGCGCGCCCGCATCCAGTTGCGGTTGCCGTTGACGGTGTTGATCTCGCCGTTGTGCGCGAGCATGCGCAGGGGCTGGGCGAGCGGCCACGACGGGAACGTGTTGGTCGAGTAGCGGGAGTGCACGACAGCGAGCTCGGTGGCGAAGCGCTCGTCCTGCAGGTCCGGGTAGAACGGCTCGAGCTGGAGCGTGGTCACCATGCCCTTGTAGCCGAGCGTGCGGCAGGACAGGGAGACGAAGTAGGCGCCGAGCTCGTGCTGCGCGCGCTTGCGCAGTCGGTACGCGATGCGGTCGAGCGCGAGGCCCGACACGGTCTCGCCGTCACCCGCGCGGGTGACGAACAGCTGCTCGAAGACGGGACGTGCGGCGAACGCGAGCTTGCCGAGGTGGTCGTCGACGGTCGGCACGACACGCCAGCCGAGCACGGTCAGACCCTCGGAGGCCGCGATGCGGGCGACGCCGTCCTTCTGGGCCGCGCGCTCTGCGTCGTCGACGGGCAGGAAGGCCATGCCGACGGCGTACTCCCCGACGGGGGGCAGTTCGAACTCCACGACCTCGCGGAGGAAGGCGTCGGGCATCTGCGTGAGGATGCCTGCGCCGTCACCGGTGCCCGCGTCCGAGCCGATCGCGCCGCGGTGCTCGAGGTTGCGCAGCGCAGTGAGCGCGAGCGCGACGATGTCGTGCCCTGCCTCGCCACGGAGCGTGGCGACCATGGCCAGGCCGCACGCATCCTTCTCGAACGCAGGGTTGTACATGCCCTGCTTGGCGGGGAAAGCGCCCATCCCTGGCTGGCTCGCGGCCAACCGGGTGGATCCGCGACGGGGGCTCGATGGCATAGCTACCGTCCTCACGTTGATGCTCAAAATGGGACGACGTCGGCCCTGCGCGCGTGTGCGTGCGTTAGTTCGTGGCGACTGTGCTTGTGGCGGTGCCTGCGGTGACTTCGTCTGCGAGAGGTGCGCTGGTGTCGACGAATTCGTTGCTGTCCTGCGATTGTACCGCGCTCGGGGAGGTCCACTCGCGGCCGGGCACGTACGGCGAGGGCTCCAGGCCGGGGTGGCGGCGCTTCTGGACGAAGAACAGCACGATGCCGAGGACGACGCAGATGATGGCCGCCCAGACGTTGGTGCGCAGGCCGAGGACGATCTCGCTCGGGTCGATGCGGATCGACTCCCACACGATGCGGCCGGCGCCGTACCACATGAGGTAGATCGCGAAGGTGCGGCCCCACTGGAGGCGGAACTTCCGGCCGGCCCAGAGGATCACGGCGGCGCCGAGCAGGTTCCAGACGACCTCGTAGAGGAAGGTCGGGTGGAACAGCGTGCCCTCGGCAAGGCCGGGAGGGAAGGCGGGGTTGGTGCTGTCGATCTCCAGGCCCCACGGCACGTCGGTGGGGAGGCCGAACAGCTCCTGGTTGAACCAGTTGCCGAAGCGTCCGAGCGCCTGGGCGATGATCAGACCTGGCGCCAAAGCGTCGGCGAATGTCCAGAATCGGATGCCCGTCCAGCGGCAGCCGAGCCATGCGCCGATCGCGCCGCCGATGAGGGCGCCGAAGATGGCGATGCCGCCCTCCCAGATGCGGAAGATCGCCCAGATGTCTGTGCCCTCCCCGAAGTAGAAGCCGGGGTGGGTGAGCACGTGGAAGATGCGGGCGCCGATGATGCCGAGGGGCACCGCGATCAGCGCGATGTCGATGACGACCCACGGCTCCGCACCCCGCTTGGTGAGGCGGTGGTTCGTGAGCAGCACCGCGACGATGATGCCCGCGATGATGCACAGCGCGTAGAAGTGGATGCGCAGCGGCCCGAGGTCGATGTAGCTGACAGACGGACTCGGGATGCTGGCGACGACGTCCAGGGCGGAGGAAAGCACGAGGGGAAGTCTACTTGCCGCCGCACGGTGCCCGTCCCCGCCCGCCGCGTGGCCGCCGTGCGGGTCGTTGAGCGAGCGCAGCGAGGCGAACTGGGACGGCAGGGTGCGGGTCGTTGAGCGAGCGAAGCGAGACGAAACGTCGCCGCGCTCCTCGCTCAACGAGCCGTGGGTGTCTGGCCGCGTGTGCGCGCGCTCCAGCCGATCACGGCCTCGAGGCCGCCTTCGATGAGTGCCTTCCGTTTGGCGTGGCTCCAGCCCTGGATGCGCTTCTCCCACAGGAATGCTTCACCGATGTCGTCGAACTCGGTGTTCCAGATCAGCCTCACTGGGAGCCGACGCCGCGTATACGCCGCTCCTTCTCCTGCCGCGTGCTGCGCGACGCGACGGTGGAGGTCGAGCGTGCTGCCGACGTAGAACGTGCCGTCGGCGCACTCGAGGATGTACACGTGAGCCATGGCGCGACGGTACGGCGAGCTGCCGACACGGCGATCGGGTTATCCACAGCGCGTTTCGTCACGTCGCTGCGCTCCTCGCTCAACGACCCGGGGTCTCCGGCGGCGTCTGCGGCCCGTTGAGCGAGCGGAGCGAGTCGAAACGGCGTGAGCCGCCTGCTCGGGAGGTGCGGCGCGTTTCGTCTCGTCGCTGCGCTCCTCGCTCAACGACCCGGGCGTCCGGCGCCGCCTGCGGCCCGTTGAGCGAGCGAAGCGAGACGAAACGGCGTGAGCCGCCTGCCCGGGGGTGCCGGGTCTCGTCGCTGCGCTCCTCGCTCAGCGACGGAGAGCTCAGCGGGTAGTGCCGGCGGCCAGGGCGCGGGCGGTCACGGCGAGGCCGTCCACGCCGCCGTCGCGGAGTGCGCGCACGAGCGCGGTGCCCACGATCGCACCGTCCGCGTAGTCGACGACCCCGCTCACCTGGTCGGCGGTCGAGATGCCGATGCCGACGCACGCGTGCTCGACGCCATGCTCGCGCAGGCGTCCGACGAGCGTGCGGGCCGCAGCATCCAGCTCAGCGCGCTCCCCCGTGATGCCCATCGTCGAGACGGTGTACACGAATCCGGTGGAGTGGCGGGCGATCAGCTCGAGCCGCTCGTCGGTGGAGGTCGGTGCCGCCAGGAAGATGCGGTCGAGACCCGTGCGCTCGCTCGCGGCGATCCACTCCGGAGCGGCCTCCGGCGTGATGTCGGGCGTGATGAGTCCCGCTCCCCCTGCCGCCAGCAGGTCGTCCGCGTAGCGGTCGACGCCGTACTGCAGCACCGGGTTCCAGTAGGTCATGACGACGACCGGAACGTCGACGCGGCTCGTGATCTCGCGGATGGCGGTGAAGATGTCGCGCAGCCGGAAGCCGCCGGCCAGCGCGGCCTGCGTGGCCTCCTGGATCACCGTGCCGTCCATCACCGGGTCGGAGTACGGCGGACCGAGCTCGAGGATGTCGGCGCCGTTCTCGGCCAGGGCGACCGCGGCGTCGATGCTCGTCTGCAGGTCGGGAAACCCGAGCGGCAGGTAGCCGATGAACGCCCCGCGACCCTCGGCGCGGGCGGCCTCGATGGCCGCCGCGACCCGCGACGTCACAGCTCCACCC harbors:
- the lgt gene encoding prolipoprotein diacylglyceryl transferase — encoded protein: MLSSALDVVASIPSPSVSYIDLGPLRIHFYALCIIAGIIVAVLLTNHRLTKRGAEPWVVIDIALIAVPLGIIGARIFHVLTHPGFYFGEGTDIWAIFRIWEGGIAIFGALIGGAIGAWLGCRWTGIRFWTFADALAPGLIIAQALGRFGNWFNQELFGLPTDVPWGLEIDSTNPAFPPGLAEGTLFHPTFLYEVVWNLLGAAVILWAGRKFRLQWGRTFAIYLMWYGAGRIVWESIRIDPSEIVLGLRTNVWAAIICVVLGIVLFFVQKRRHPGLEPSPYVPGREWTSPSAVQSQDSNEFVDTSAPLADEVTAGTATSTVATN
- the trpA gene encoding tryptophan synthase subunit alpha, which translates into the protein MTSRVAAAIEAARAEGRGAFIGYLPLGFPDLQTSIDAAVALAENGADILELGPPYSDPVMDGTVIQEATQAALAGGFRLRDIFTAIREITSRVDVPVVVMTYWNPVLQYGVDRYADDLLAAGGAGLITPDITPEAAPEWIAASERTGLDRIFLAAPTSTDERLELIARHSTGFVYTVSTMGITGERAELDAAARTLVGRLREHGVEHACVGIGISTADQVSGVVDYADGAIVGTALVRALRDGGVDGLAVTARALAAGTTR
- a CDS encoding GIY-YIG nuclease family protein gives rise to the protein MAHVYILECADGTFYVGSTLDLHRRVAQHAAGEGAAYTRRRLPVRLIWNTEFDDIGEAFLWEKRIQGWSHAKRKALIEGGLEAVIGWSARTRGQTPTAR